A DNA window from Methylocystis heyeri contains the following coding sequences:
- the folP gene encoding dihydropteroate synthase — protein sequence MGIVNVTPDSFSDGGLFASPQAALAQAARLAAEGASIVDVGAESTRPGHSPVSPEEEWARLEPLLAELVVKAGVPVSIDTYKAETARRALQAGVAVVNDIWGLQRDPAMASVVAEAGAAVVIMHNRETVEPEIDIADDMERFFERSLDLARRAGVPENHILLDPGVGFGKSREQNYQALRAIPRLMGFGLPILVGVSRKSIFRDLPSGALDGRLIGTLSANLLAASMGARVFRVHDALEHKAAFSVMNDLQAFKAHG from the coding sequence ATGGGGATCGTCAACGTCACGCCCGATTCCTTTTCCGACGGCGGCCTGTTCGCCTCTCCACAGGCGGCTCTGGCCCAGGCGGCCCGGCTCGCGGCCGAGGGCGCGAGCATCGTCGACGTCGGCGCCGAATCGACCCGGCCCGGCCACAGCCCAGTCTCGCCCGAGGAGGAATGGGCGAGACTGGAGCCTTTGCTCGCCGAATTGGTGGTCAAAGCGGGGGTCCCGGTTTCGATCGACACCTACAAGGCCGAAACCGCCCGGCGGGCGCTGCAGGCCGGAGTCGCCGTCGTCAACGACATTTGGGGCCTGCAGAGAGACCCCGCCATGGCTTCGGTGGTCGCCGAGGCCGGCGCTGCGGTCGTCATCATGCACAACCGGGAGACGGTCGAGCCGGAGATCGACATAGCTGACGATATGGAGCGGTTTTTCGAACGCTCGCTCGATCTCGCCAGGCGCGCGGGAGTGCCGGAGAATCATATTTTGCTTGATCCGGGGGTGGGCTTCGGCAAGAGCCGGGAGCAGAATTATCAGGCGTTGCGCGCCATCCCCCGCCTCATGGGGTTCGGCCTGCCGATCCTTGTCGGCGTTTCTCGAAAATCGATATTCCGGGATCTGCCTTCCGGAGCGCTGGACGGCAGGCTGATCGGAACGCTGTCGGCCAATCTGCTCGCCGCGAGCATGGGCGCCCGGGTGTTTCGGGTCCACGACGCGCTCGAGCACAAGGCCGCTTTTTCAGTCATGAACGACCTGCAGGCGTTCAAAGCACACGGATGA
- a CDS encoding BolA family protein, with protein MKQSDIKPVKASIESKLTSFFRPSRLTIEDQSHLHAGHAGHEGREETHFSIEIVSEAFTGKSRVARHRLVNEVLVEELAGPVHAMALIARSPDEEG; from the coding sequence ATGAAGCAGTCCGACATCAAGCCTGTTAAGGCTTCCATCGAATCGAAATTGACGTCTTTCTTTCGTCCTTCGCGGCTCACGATCGAGGACCAATCGCATCTTCACGCCGGCCATGCCGGGCATGAAGGACGCGAGGAAACGCATTTCAGCATCGAAATCGTGAGCGAGGCCTTCACCGGAAAGTCGCGGGTCGCCCGTCACAGGCTGGTCAATGAAGTGCTGGTCGAAGAATTGGCGGGACCCGTCCACGCCATGGCGTTGATCGCCAGGAGCCCCGATGAAGAGGGCTGA
- a CDS encoding J domain-containing protein, whose protein sequence is MDLNSPLFDRIRVKRQSEKEADRPRLRCDSPGCEAAGQYRAPMGRLREGQYFCFCLDHVREYNNSYNYFNGMSDEAVARYLKDATVGHRPTWSMGVAHGANGFQGGAHKPGGAEGDPFSAFRKRNTKRRPYKPSAPSYSPVTMRALDALGLDESASSEMIKSRYKELVKRHHPDANGGDRSTEEKLREIIHAYKTLRAARLV, encoded by the coding sequence ATGGATCTCAATTCGCCACTCTTTGACAGAATCCGGGTTAAGCGGCAGTCGGAAAAGGAAGCGGATAGGCCTCGCCTACGTTGCGATTCTCCCGGTTGCGAAGCAGCTGGACAGTACCGGGCCCCGATGGGACGGCTCCGGGAGGGGCAGTATTTTTGTTTCTGCCTCGACCACGTACGCGAATACAACAATTCCTATAATTACTTCAACGGCATGAGCGACGAGGCCGTCGCACGCTATCTCAAAGACGCGACTGTGGGACATCGCCCGACCTGGTCGATGGGAGTCGCGCATGGAGCAAATGGTTTTCAAGGCGGGGCGCACAAGCCCGGCGGGGCGGAGGGCGATCCATTCAGCGCCTTTCGCAAACGCAATACGAAGCGGCGGCCCTACAAGCCTTCCGCCCCCAGTTATTCCCCGGTTACGATGCGGGCTCTGGACGCGCTCGGGCTCGACGAGAGCGCAAGCTCTGAGATGATAAAGTCCCGCTACAAGGAGCTTGTAAAGCGGCACCATCCCGACGCCAACGGCGGCGACCGCTCCACGGAAGAAAAACTGCGTGAAATCATTCACGCCTACAAGACGCTCAGGGCCGCGCGGCTCGTTTGA
- the amoC gene encoding bacterial ammonia monooxygenase, subunit AmoC — protein MSSTTETAAGAAAGTDTVVDLKGMWIGLAVLNTFYLIVRIYEQIFGWRAGLDSFAPEFQTYWLSILWTEIPLELVSGLGLAGYLWKTRDRNVDAVSPREEMRRLVVLVQWLTVYGVAIYWGASFFTEQDGTWHMTVIRDTDFTPSHIIEFYMSYPIYSIIAVGAFFYAKTRIPYFAHGYSLAFLIVAIGPFMIIPNVGLNEWGHTFWFMEELFVAPLHWGFVFFGWMALGVFGVVLQILARIHALVGKEGVALLA, from the coding sequence ATGAGTTCGACCACCGAGACAGCTGCGGGCGCAGCTGCTGGCACAGATACAGTCGTCGATCTGAAGGGGATGTGGATCGGCCTCGCCGTTCTGAACACCTTCTATCTGATCGTCCGCATTTACGAGCAGATCTTCGGCTGGCGCGCCGGCCTGGACTCCTTCGCTCCGGAGTTCCAGACCTACTGGCTGTCGATCCTGTGGACGGAAATTCCGCTCGAGCTGGTTTCGGGCCTCGGCCTCGCCGGCTATCTGTGGAAGACCCGCGACCGCAACGTCGACGCGGTTTCGCCGCGCGAAGAGATGCGCCGCCTCGTCGTTCTGGTTCAGTGGCTGACCGTTTACGGCGTCGCCATCTACTGGGGCGCTTCGTTCTTCACCGAGCAGGACGGCACCTGGCACATGACGGTGATTCGCGACACGGACTTCACGCCGTCGCACATCATCGAATTCTACATGAGCTACCCGATCTACTCGATCATCGCGGTTGGCGCGTTCTTCTATGCGAAGACCCGCATTCCGTATTTTGCTCATGGCTACTCGCTGGCGTTCCTGATCGTCGCCATCGGCCCGTTCATGATCATCCCGAACGTCGGCCTGAACGAGTGGGGCCACACCTTCTGGTTCATGGAAGAGCTGTTCGTCGCTCCGCTGCACTGGGGCTTCGTGTTCTTCGGCTGGATGGCGCTCGGCGTGTTCGGCGTGGTTCTGCAGATCCTGGCCCGCATTCATGCGCTGGTCGGCAAGGAAGGCGTCGCGCTGCTGGCGTGA
- the folK gene encoding 2-amino-4-hydroxy-6-hydroxymethyldihydropteridine diphosphokinase — protein sequence MAATQVGFGLGSNIGDKPGNIRTALRLLSERNIARLDAVSRIYRTPPWGVLDQGDFANACAIGVTGLAPYELLAAVKKIEADMGREPTRRWGPRLIDVDILFLGELRVEDPELTIPHKELFSRGFVLAPLAEIAPSLILSGASVASAAAGADLGGVEPWVEEE from the coding sequence ATGGCGGCGACGCAGGTTGGGTTCGGCCTCGGTTCCAATATCGGCGACAAGCCCGGCAACATAAGGACCGCGCTTCGCCTTTTGAGCGAGAGGAACATCGCGCGTCTCGATGCGGTGTCGCGAATCTATCGCACGCCTCCCTGGGGCGTGCTCGATCAGGGCGATTTCGCCAACGCCTGCGCGATCGGCGTGACCGGGCTCGCGCCCTATGAACTTCTGGCCGCGGTCAAAAAGATCGAAGCCGACATGGGAAGGGAGCCGACGCGCCGCTGGGGGCCGAGGCTGATCGACGTCGACATCCTCTTCCTGGGCGAGCTGCGCGTCGAGGACCCTGAGCTTACGATTCCGCACAAAGAATTGTTTTCGCGCGGCTTCGTCCTGGCGCCCCTGGCGGAGATAGCGCCCAGCCTGATCCTTTCGGGAGCGTCTGTCGCTTCAGCGGCGGCGGGAGCGGATCTGGGCGGGGTGGAGCCCTGGGTGGAAGAAGAATAA
- the amoA gene encoding bacterial ammonia monooxygenase, subunit AmoA, with the protein MSTSKSGGAVGPFHSVAEAAGCVQTTDWLLLTLLFFAVLGGYHVHFMLTAGDWDFWVDWKDRRMWPTVVPILGVTFAAASQAFFWVNFRLPFGATFAVLGLLIGEWINRYVNFWGWTYFPISLVFPSALMVPAIWLDVILLLSGSYVITAIVGSLGWGLLFYPNNWPAIAAFHQATEQHGQLMTLADLIGFHFVRTSMPEYIRMVERGTLRTFGKDVVPVAAFFSGFVSMMVYFLWWFMGRWYSTTAKIEKI; encoded by the coding sequence ATGTCGACATCGAAGAGCGGGGGGGCGGTCGGACCGTTCCATTCCGTCGCCGAAGCGGCGGGATGCGTTCAAACCACCGACTGGTTGCTTCTGACACTGCTGTTTTTCGCCGTTCTCGGCGGCTACCACGTCCACTTCATGCTGACGGCGGGCGACTGGGACTTCTGGGTCGACTGGAAAGACCGTCGTATGTGGCCGACCGTGGTTCCGATCCTGGGCGTGACCTTCGCGGCCGCTTCTCAGGCGTTCTTCTGGGTGAACTTCCGCCTTCCGTTCGGCGCGACCTTCGCGGTTCTGGGCCTTCTGATCGGCGAGTGGATCAACCGCTACGTGAACTTCTGGGGCTGGACCTACTTCCCGATCTCCCTGGTGTTCCCGTCCGCTCTGATGGTTCCGGCGATCTGGCTCGACGTGATCCTGCTCCTCTCGGGCAGCTACGTGATCACGGCGATCGTGGGCTCGCTGGGCTGGGGCCTGCTGTTCTACCCGAACAACTGGCCGGCGATTGCGGCGTTCCACCAGGCCACCGAGCAGCACGGCCAGCTGATGACCCTCGCGGATCTGATCGGCTTCCACTTCGTGCGCACCTCGATGCCGGAATACATCCGCATGGTCGAGCGCGGCACGCTGCGCACCTTCGGTAAGGACGTCGTTCCGGTTGCGGCCTTCTTCTCGGGCTTCGTCTCGATGATGGTCTACTTCCTGTGGTGGTTCATGGGCCGCTGGTATTCGACGACCGCCAAGATCGAGAAGATCTAA
- a CDS encoding 4a-hydroxytetrahydrobiopterin dehydratase, with protein MTVEERVYSDEEIAERLAGELPHWRYENGWIRRKYRTHSWKGTLMVVNAVGHLAEAAWHHPDIAASYAFVEVKLVTHTAKGITDKDFELARKIEEVICWRPGKAGGALEGTPETDQRFAYIKYDA; from the coding sequence ATGACCGTTGAAGAGCGTGTTTATTCCGACGAAGAAATCGCCGAACGGCTTGCCGGAGAGCTGCCGCACTGGCGCTACGAGAACGGCTGGATAAGGCGGAAATACCGGACCCATTCCTGGAAAGGGACCCTCATGGTCGTCAACGCCGTCGGCCATCTGGCGGAGGCCGCCTGGCACCATCCCGACATCGCGGCGTCCTACGCCTTTGTCGAGGTCAAGCTCGTGACGCATACGGCCAAGGGGATAACCGACAAGGACTTCGAACTCGCCCGCAAGATCGAGGAGGTGATCTGCTGGCGGCCGGGAAAAGCGGGCGGCGCGCTCGAAGGGACGCCGGAGACCGATCAGAGATTCGCCTATATCAAATATGACGCGTAG
- the amoB gene encoding bacterial ammonia monooxygenase, subunit AmoB — translation MRNLVKLAAVGAAAVVATLGAIAPASAHGEKSQQAFLRMRTLNWYDVQWSKTTVNVNEEMVLSGKVHVFSAWPQAVANPRVSFLNAGEPGPVLVRTAQFIGEQFAPRSVSLVPGNDYAFSLNLKGRRAGRWHVHAQINVEGGGPIIGPGQWIEIKGDMKDFTDPVTLLDGTTVDLEHYGIDRVYAWHLPWLAVGAGWIFFWFVRKGIIASYLRVAEGKADEAVTDEDRRIGAIALALTILATIVGYAVTNSTFPRTIPLQAGLQKPLTPIVTEGTAGVGKEQVKAELQGGVYKVPGRELTVNVKVTNGASEPIRLGEYTAAGLRFLNPDVFTTKPEFPDYLLADRGLSVDATPIAPGETKEIVVKIQDARWDIERLSDLAYDTDSQVGGLFFFFTPSGKRFAAEIGGPVIPKFVAGDMP, via the coding sequence ATGAGAAACCTGGTGAAGCTTGCCGCGGTTGGCGCGGCGGCCGTCGTCGCGACGCTCGGAGCGATCGCTCCTGCGTCGGCTCACGGCGAGAAGTCGCAGCAGGCGTTCCTTCGTATGCGCACGCTGAACTGGTATGACGTTCAGTGGTCGAAGACGACGGTCAACGTCAACGAAGAGATGGTGCTTTCGGGCAAGGTGCACGTGTTCTCGGCTTGGCCGCAGGCCGTGGCGAACCCGCGCGTTTCGTTCCTGAACGCCGGCGAACCCGGTCCGGTTCTGGTGCGCACGGCTCAGTTCATCGGCGAGCAGTTCGCTCCTCGCTCGGTGTCGCTGGTTCCGGGCAACGACTATGCGTTCTCGCTCAACCTGAAGGGTCGTCGCGCGGGCCGTTGGCACGTTCACGCTCAGATCAACGTCGAAGGCGGCGGACCGATCATCGGACCGGGCCAGTGGATCGAGATCAAGGGCGACATGAAGGACTTCACCGATCCGGTGACGCTCCTCGACGGCACCACTGTCGACCTCGAGCACTACGGCATCGACCGCGTTTACGCGTGGCACCTGCCGTGGCTGGCTGTCGGCGCGGGCTGGATCTTCTTCTGGTTCGTCCGCAAGGGCATCATCGCGTCCTATCTGCGTGTCGCCGAAGGCAAGGCTGACGAAGCCGTGACCGACGAAGACCGCCGCATCGGCGCGATCGCTCTGGCTCTCACGATCCTGGCGACGATCGTCGGCTACGCCGTGACCAACAGCACCTTCCCGCGCACCATCCCGCTCCAGGCTGGTCTGCAGAAGCCGCTGACCCCGATCGTGACCGAAGGAACCGCCGGCGTCGGCAAAGAGCAGGTCAAGGCCGAGCTCCAGGGCGGCGTCTACAAGGTTCCGGGCCGCGAACTGACCGTGAACGTCAAGGTGACCAACGGCGCTTCGGAGCCGATCCGTCTCGGCGAATACACCGCGGCCGGCCTGCGCTTCCTGAACCCCGACGTGTTCACGACCAAGCCCGAGTTCCCCGACTACCTGCTGGCCGATCGTGGCCTGTCGGTTGACGCGACTCCGATCGCCCCCGGCGAGACGAAGGAAATCGTGGTGAAGATCCAGGACGCCCGTTGGGACATCGAGCGCCTGTCGGATCTGGCCTACGACACCGACTCTCAGGTCGGCGGCCTGTTCTTCTTCTTCACCCCGAGCGGAAAGCGCTTCGCGGCTGAAATCGGCGGACCGGTCATTCCGAAGTTCGTCGCGGGCGACATGCCCTGA